GCAGGCTTGTAGTTCAATATTTGGTTTACCTTCGGATCCCGAAAAACCAACAATGGGTGAGGTTACTTCCTCTACCGCAGAATTGAAAAACCTTCCCCTTCCCAAAGAGAAAATTGTAATAGGGGTCTACAAATTCCGGGACCAGACCGGCCAGTATAAACCTTCTGAAAACGGAAACAACTGGAGCACGGCAGTCCCTCAGGGAACCACCACCATTCTTATCAAAGCACTGGAAGACAGCCATTGGTTTATCCCTATTGAAAGGGAAAATATTGCGAATCTTCTCAATGAAAGACAAATCATCCGTTCCACACGACAGGAATATATAAAGGATGCAGATAAAAACAGTCAGGCACTTCCTCCTCTTTTGTATGCCGGAATTCTTCTTGAAGGCGGCGTAATCTCCTATGACAGCAATATTCTCACCGGAGGGCTTGGAGCAAGGTATTTCGGAATTGGTGCTTCTACACAATACCGTCAGGACAGAATTACTATTTACCTTCGTGCTGTCTCTACCCTTAATGGAGAAATTCTTAAAACAGTTTATACCTCTAAAACTATCCTTTCCACCAGCGTCAACGGAAGTTTTTTCAGATATATTGATACAGAAAGGCTTCTTGAAGCTGAGGTTGGTCTCACCCAGAATGAGCCCGTTCAGCTTGCTGTAACAGAGGCTATTGAAAAAGCTGTAAAATCTC
The window above is part of the Chryseobacterium sp. MA9 genome. Proteins encoded here:
- a CDS encoding CsgG/HfaB family protein, with translation MTTYTYTRIFFCSFLLCILQACSSIFGLPSDPEKPTMGEVTSSTAELKNLPLPKEKIVIGVYKFRDQTGQYKPSENGNNWSTAVPQGTTTILIKALEDSHWFIPIERENIANLLNERQIIRSTRQEYIKDADKNSQALPPLLYAGILLEGGVISYDSNILTGGLGARYFGIGASTQYRQDRITIYLRAVSTLNGEILKTVYTSKTILSTSVNGSFFRYIDTERLLEAEVGLTQNEPVQLAVTEAIEKAVKSLIVEGIRDKIWGKAVDTNGGYETLINEYNREQEQNNGRAVGGKYPENYRQKVSVFANVEGQKVKDDYVGSKMNVGGKIGFKYFLTPYLNVEVNGSYFTLENSNIVKRNYFGPEVNLEYVLFP